From the Primulina tabacum isolate GXHZ01 chromosome 3, ASM2559414v2, whole genome shotgun sequence genome, one window contains:
- the LOC142539139 gene encoding beta-glucuronosyltransferase GlcAT14A-like isoform X1, producing the protein MNLVPRPRDRLWLLSIAVALMLLLLLLLLSQRSNTPNFSDTTDYDHRPLARRRTSMASKGSTKSPPILAYLILGTRGKENKRMLRLLQSIYHPRNQYLLYFDSSSSRKERMELALLIHSQAIFQEFDNVDVVGKTYAVNQMGASGLAAVLHAAAVLLKISTDWDWFIPLSISDYPLLTQDDILYAFTSLPRDINFVGYTNDTFQLKNRKQNLSEIAIDPSLYLARKEPLFYAAESREKPDAFRVFGGSRWMILSRSLMEHCVNGWDNLPRKLLMYFNNVAYPLESYFHTILCNTPEFRNTTVIVKKDDDDYNKHNTYHDTNIAMFGGAFEENDRLLREIDEQVLNRGTDRVVAGKWCKKTNDTQDFCSVVEDIDGVEEGHRGIELQKSLSRAIQASKSGACGNILMHT; encoded by the exons ATGAACCTTGTCCCGCGACCTCGTGATCGTCTATGGCTTCTGAGCATTGCGGTTGCTCTGATGCTTCTCCTTCTCCTACTACTATTGTCTCAACGCTCGAATACACCCAACTTTTCAGACACTACAGATTATGATCATCGTCCACTTGCGAGGAGGAGGACGAGTATGGCTTCGAAAGGGTCGACTAAGTCCCCACCAATCTTGGCTTATTTGATTCTAGGCACCCGAGGGAAAGAGAACAAGAGGATGTTGAGGCTGCTACAATCAATATATCATCCGAGAAATCAGTACCTTTTGTATTTTGACTCGTCTTCATCGCGCAAGGAAAGGATGGAGTTGGCCCTTCTGATCCATTCTCAGGCCATTTTTCAAGAGTTCGATAATGTCGATGTTGTTGGTAAAACTTATGCTGTCAACCAAATGGGAGCCTCAGGGCTTGCTGCTGTGCTCCACGCCGCCGCGGTGCTTCTCAAAATCAGTACAGATTGGGATTGGTTCATTCCATTAAGCATTTCGGATTATCCGCTTCTTACACAGGATG ATATCCTCTATGCTTTTACATCGCTGCCTAGGGATATAAATTTTGTTGGTTATACAAATGACACCTTCCAGCTCAAGAA CAGGAAGCAAAATTTGAGTGAGATTGCCATCGACCCTAGTCTGTACCTCGCAAGAAAGGAGCCCCTTTTCTATGCCGCAGAAAGTAGAGAAAAACCGGATGCTTTCCGCGTATTTGGAG GTTCAAGGTGGATGATTCTAAGCAGAAGTTTGATGGAGCATTGTGTGAATGGATGGGACAATCTTCCAAGAAAGTTGCTTATGTACTTCAACAATGTGGCATATCCACTTGAATCATACTTCCACACTATACTCTGCAACACACCCGAGTTTCGAAACACAACCGTGATCGTGAAGAAGGATGATGATGACTACAACAAGCACAACACCTATCATGATACAAACATAGCAATGTTCGGTGGTGCATTCGAAGAAAATGATCGTCTGCTGCGAGAAATAGACGAGCAAGTCCTGAATCGAGGTACGGACAGAGTCGTGGCCGGAAAATGGTGCAAGAAAACGAATGATACACAAGATTTCTGTTCGGTGGTAGAAGATATCGATGGAGTGGAGGAAGGGCATAGAGGAATTGAGCTCCAAAAATCGTTGTCAAGAGCCATTCAAGCTAGCAAATCAGGGGCTTGTGGCAACATACTTATGCATACATAG
- the LOC142539139 gene encoding beta-glucuronosyltransferase GlcAT14A-like isoform X2, protein MNLVPRPRDRLWLLSIAVALMLLLLLLLLSQRSNTPNFSDTTDYDHRPLARRRTSMASKGSTKSPPILAYLILGTRGKENKRMLRLLQSIYHPRNQYLLYFDSSSSRKERMELALLIHSQAIFQEFDNVDVVGKTYAVNQMGASGLAAVLHAAAVLLKISTDWDWFIPLSISDYPLLTQDDILYAFTSLPRDINFVGYTNDTFQLKKKQNLSEIAIDPSLYLARKEPLFYAAESREKPDAFRVFGGSRWMILSRSLMEHCVNGWDNLPRKLLMYFNNVAYPLESYFHTILCNTPEFRNTTVIVKKDDDDYNKHNTYHDTNIAMFGGAFEENDRLLREIDEQVLNRGTDRVVAGKWCKKTNDTQDFCSVVEDIDGVEEGHRGIELQKSLSRAIQASKSGACGNILMHT, encoded by the exons ATGAACCTTGTCCCGCGACCTCGTGATCGTCTATGGCTTCTGAGCATTGCGGTTGCTCTGATGCTTCTCCTTCTCCTACTACTATTGTCTCAACGCTCGAATACACCCAACTTTTCAGACACTACAGATTATGATCATCGTCCACTTGCGAGGAGGAGGACGAGTATGGCTTCGAAAGGGTCGACTAAGTCCCCACCAATCTTGGCTTATTTGATTCTAGGCACCCGAGGGAAAGAGAACAAGAGGATGTTGAGGCTGCTACAATCAATATATCATCCGAGAAATCAGTACCTTTTGTATTTTGACTCGTCTTCATCGCGCAAGGAAAGGATGGAGTTGGCCCTTCTGATCCATTCTCAGGCCATTTTTCAAGAGTTCGATAATGTCGATGTTGTTGGTAAAACTTATGCTGTCAACCAAATGGGAGCCTCAGGGCTTGCTGCTGTGCTCCACGCCGCCGCGGTGCTTCTCAAAATCAGTACAGATTGGGATTGGTTCATTCCATTAAGCATTTCGGATTATCCGCTTCTTACACAGGATG ATATCCTCTATGCTTTTACATCGCTGCCTAGGGATATAAATTTTGTTGGTTATACAAATGACACCTTCCAGCTCAAGAA GAAGCAAAATTTGAGTGAGATTGCCATCGACCCTAGTCTGTACCTCGCAAGAAAGGAGCCCCTTTTCTATGCCGCAGAAAGTAGAGAAAAACCGGATGCTTTCCGCGTATTTGGAG GTTCAAGGTGGATGATTCTAAGCAGAAGTTTGATGGAGCATTGTGTGAATGGATGGGACAATCTTCCAAGAAAGTTGCTTATGTACTTCAACAATGTGGCATATCCACTTGAATCATACTTCCACACTATACTCTGCAACACACCCGAGTTTCGAAACACAACCGTGATCGTGAAGAAGGATGATGATGACTACAACAAGCACAACACCTATCATGATACAAACATAGCAATGTTCGGTGGTGCATTCGAAGAAAATGATCGTCTGCTGCGAGAAATAGACGAGCAAGTCCTGAATCGAGGTACGGACAGAGTCGTGGCCGGAAAATGGTGCAAGAAAACGAATGATACACAAGATTTCTGTTCGGTGGTAGAAGATATCGATGGAGTGGAGGAAGGGCATAGAGGAATTGAGCTCCAAAAATCGTTGTCAAGAGCCATTCAAGCTAGCAAATCAGGGGCTTGTGGCAACATACTTATGCATACATAG
- the LOC142538729 gene encoding uncharacterized protein LOC142538729, whose amino-acid sequence MNTNKVWMYARLDNGFITEEYMNGVEDFVNFAKSHPECMSGDKLCCPCTQRKCRNTTFHDEDTVKVHLGKYGFIPNYYNWYVHGEPYFTDPIGHSILPSSVPIAQEDPPNDNAMQSMIHDAMNALHHSDVDEIPTPTAKKLYEMLKAFEREVWKGIPSGHSQFSSVARLLNIKAEHHFLERCYDDLCQLISEFLPTDNIMTDSFYNTKKLVKVLGFPVEKMDCCINNCMIFWKDDIELTECKMCGHPHYIQQKRGIGKNKKDISLKIMYYFPLTPRLQRLYASTATAKHMRWHHEHVHGGDAVSSI is encoded by the coding sequence ATGAATACAAATAAAGTTTGGATGTATGCTAGGTTAGATAATGGATTTATAACAGAAGAATATATGAATGGGGTTGAGGATTTTGTGAACTTTGCTAAAAGTCATCCTGAATGTATGAGTGGTGACAAGTTATGTTGTCCTTGTACTCAACGTAAATGCAGAAATACTACTTTTCACGATGAGGATACTGTTAAAGTACATCTAGGAAAGTATGGTTTTATTCCAAATTATTACAATTGGTATGTTCATGGGGAGCCTTATTTTACCGATCCGATTGGACATTCCATTCTCCCCTCTTCAGTTCCCATTGCTCAAGAAGACCCACCAAATGACAATGCAATGCAGTCAATGATTCACGATGCGATGAATGCCCTTCATCATTCAGATGTTGATGAGATACCAACACCCACtgcaaaaaaattatatgaaatGCTAAAGGCCTTTGAAAGAGAAGTTTGGAAGGGTATTCCTTCTGGTCATTCCCAATTTTCATCTGTTGCGAGACTATTGAACATCAAGGCAGAGCACCATTTCTTGGAACGATGTTATGATGATTTATGtcagttgatatcagagtttcTACCAACCGATAACATAATGACCGACAGTTTTTACAATACAAAGAAATTAGTTAAGGTTTTAGGTTTTCCAGTGGAAAAGATGGATTGTTGCATTAACAATTGCATGATTTTTTGGAAAGATGATATTGAACTAACTGAATGTAAGATGTGCGGTCACCCTCATTATATACAGCAAAAGCGTGGAATAGGGAAGAATAAAAAAGATATATCTTTGAAAATTATGTATTACTTTCCATTAACTCCAAGACTGCAGCGGTTGTATGCATCTACTGCAACAGCCAAACACATGAGGTGGCATCATGAACATGTGCATGGAGGAGATGCAGTGTCATCCATCTGA